The Litchfieldia alkalitelluris genome has a window encoding:
- a CDS encoding calcium-translocating P-type ATPase, SERCA-type, producing the protein MKWYRMGKEDVENTLSTDLETGLSDKAVKERQKQYGFNELKEADRPSALLVFLEQFKDFMVVVLLAATLISGLLGEYIDAIAIIAIVLINGFLGFFQERKAEKSLHALKELSAPQVNVLRNNEWVKIPSKELVVGDVIKFSSGDRIGADVRVTEVKSLEIEESALTGESLPVTKEIQPINEDNTSLGDQTNMAFMGTMVTRGSGIGVVVGTGMDTAMGQIADLLQSAETMITPLQRKLEQLGKILIVVALLLTLLVVVIGVIQGHDIYNMFLAGVSLAVAAIPEGLPAIVTVALSLGVQRMIRKKSIVRKLPAVETLGCASVICSDKTGTMTQNKMTVTHLWSGGETWNVSGTGYEPQGNFYKNDETVDPGKVKSLQQLLTFGALCNNSELFLKDKEYTINGDPTEGAILVASIKAGIGKEQLLSQFTIENEFPFDSARKMMSVVVRDKAGKRYVITKGAPDVLLNNSESILWQNRQQYLNGQYKQDVQKAIEQLASQALRTIAVAFKPLAENQPISSELEAERDLTFIGLQGMIDPPRPEVKQAVKECKDAGIKTVMITGDHLITAKAIATQLGILPRSGKVLDGAALSAMSVEELEDIVDDVYVFARVSPEHKLKIVKAFQKKGHIVAMTGDGVNDAPAIKASDIGIAMGITGTDVAKEASSLVLLDDNFATIKSAIKEGRNIYENIRKFIRYLLASNVGEILVMLFAMLLGLPLPLVPIQILWVNLVTDGLPAMALGLDQAEDDVMKRKPRSPREGVFARGLGWKVISRGFLIGIATLIAFMIVYNRDPNNLGYAQTIAFSTLVLAQLIHVFDCRSDKSVFHRNPFQNKYLVWAVISSILLMLVVIYYQPLQPIFHTQAIALRDWLLIIGLSALPTFLLAGSLLSRKEK; encoded by the coding sequence ATGAAGTGGTATCGGATGGGGAAGGAAGATGTAGAAAATACGTTAAGTACTGATTTAGAGACAGGGTTATCTGATAAGGCTGTAAAAGAAAGGCAAAAGCAATATGGATTTAATGAATTAAAGGAAGCAGATCGACCATCTGCTTTGTTAGTTTTTTTAGAACAATTTAAAGACTTTATGGTGGTAGTATTATTAGCTGCAACACTTATTTCTGGATTGCTAGGTGAATACATTGATGCGATTGCCATAATTGCGATTGTTTTAATAAATGGTTTTCTTGGATTTTTTCAAGAAAGAAAAGCTGAGAAATCTTTACATGCACTAAAGGAGCTTTCAGCACCTCAGGTAAATGTTCTAAGAAACAATGAGTGGGTGAAAATTCCTTCTAAAGAGCTGGTTGTTGGGGATGTTATTAAGTTTTCAAGTGGAGATCGAATTGGTGCCGACGTTCGGGTAACTGAAGTGAAAAGCCTTGAGATTGAGGAATCTGCTCTTACTGGTGAATCATTACCGGTCACAAAAGAAATTCAGCCTATTAATGAAGACAACACTTCTTTAGGTGATCAGACGAATATGGCTTTCATGGGAACCATGGTGACAAGAGGAAGTGGGATTGGTGTTGTTGTTGGAACAGGCATGGATACAGCAATGGGTCAGATAGCCGATCTGTTACAGTCTGCCGAAACCATGATCACACCTTTACAGAGAAAATTAGAGCAGTTAGGTAAAATACTAATTGTTGTTGCCCTATTATTAACTTTACTAGTTGTAGTGATTGGGGTCATTCAAGGTCATGATATATATAATATGTTCTTAGCGGGAGTATCACTAGCTGTAGCGGCTATTCCTGAGGGGCTTCCTGCAATCGTGACAGTTGCCCTTTCACTTGGTGTTCAACGAATGATCAGGAAGAAATCAATCGTTAGAAAGCTACCAGCTGTTGAGACGCTAGGTTGTGCATCGGTTATCTGCTCTGACAAAACTGGTACGATGACTCAAAATAAGATGACTGTGACACATTTATGGTCAGGTGGAGAAACTTGGAACGTTAGTGGAACAGGATATGAGCCACAAGGGAATTTCTATAAAAACGACGAAACTGTCGATCCTGGCAAAGTAAAATCACTTCAACAATTATTAACCTTTGGGGCGCTCTGTAATAATTCAGAACTATTTTTAAAAGATAAAGAATATACCATTAATGGTGATCCAACAGAGGGAGCAATACTTGTAGCTAGTATAAAAGCAGGTATTGGCAAGGAGCAGCTTCTGTCGCAATTCACAATTGAAAATGAGTTTCCTTTTGATTCGGCTCGTAAAATGATGAGTGTGGTTGTTCGAGATAAAGCAGGGAAACGGTATGTGATTACTAAAGGGGCACCAGATGTTTTATTAAACAACAGTGAATCAATTCTATGGCAAAATAGACAACAATACCTAAATGGTCAATATAAACAAGATGTACAGAAAGCAATTGAACAACTTGCTTCACAGGCATTAAGAACCATTGCCGTTGCTTTCAAACCGCTAGCAGAAAATCAGCCTATCTCATCAGAATTGGAAGCTGAAAGGGATCTTACTTTTATCGGATTACAAGGGATGATTGATCCTCCTCGTCCTGAAGTAAAGCAGGCTGTGAAGGAATGTAAGGATGCTGGGATAAAGACGGTCATGATTACCGGAGATCATCTTATTACAGCTAAAGCTATAGCAACTCAACTTGGTATACTTCCTCGAAGTGGAAAGGTATTAGATGGTGCCGCGTTATCAGCCATGTCGGTCGAAGAATTGGAAGATATCGTAGATGATGTTTACGTTTTTGCACGTGTTTCGCCAGAGCATAAATTAAAAATAGTCAAAGCATTTCAGAAGAAAGGTCATATTGTTGCAATGACTGGAGATGGGGTAAATGATGCACCTGCAATAAAAGCATCAGATATAGGGATTGCAATGGGTATCACAGGTACGGATGTCGCAAAAGAAGCATCTTCACTCGTATTACTAGATGACAATTTTGCAACAATTAAGTCAGCCATTAAAGAAGGTCGAAACATCTATGAAAATATCCGGAAATTTATCCGATACTTACTAGCTTCAAATGTAGGTGAAATCCTTGTTATGCTTTTTGCTATGCTACTTGGCTTACCTCTTCCGTTAGTCCCAATTCAAATCCTTTGGGTGAACCTTGTTACTGATGGATTACCTGCAATGGCATTGGGGCTAGATCAGGCAGAGGATGATGTAATGAAAAGAAAACCACGTAGTCCTAGAGAAGGAGTTTTTGCACGTGGGCTAGGCTGGAAAGTAATAAGCAGAGGCTTCTTAATTGGAATTGCAACCTTAATTGCATTTATGATTGTTTATAATAGAGATCCAAACAATCTTGGCTATGCACAGACAATTGCGTTTAGCACTCTTGTACTAGCCCAACTTATTCATGTGTTCGATTGTAGAAGTGACAAATCTGTATTCCACCGTAATCCATTTCAAAATAAATACCTTGTATGGGCTGTTATATCGTCGATTCTCTTAATGCTTGTGGTCATATATTATCAGCCGTTACAACCGATTTTCCATACACAAGCAATTGCTCTTAGAGATTGGTTATTAATTATTGGATTATCAGCACTACCAACTTTTTTACTAGCAGGATCATTATTGTCAAGAAAAGAAAAATAA
- the remA gene encoding extracellular matrix/biofilm regulator RemA, with product MNIKLINIGFGNIVSANRIISIVSPESAPIKRTIQEARDRGMLIDATYGRRTRAVMIMDSDHVILSAVQPETVAQRLTNKDDLNDEG from the coding sequence ATGAATATTAAATTGATTAATATTGGTTTTGGTAACATTGTTTCTGCAAATCGAATTATTTCGATAGTTAGTCCTGAATCTGCTCCTATAAAAAGGACGATCCAAGAGGCCCGTGATCGGGGCATGTTAATCGATGCAACGTACGGTAGAAGGACTCGGGCTGTAATGATTATGGACAGTGATCATGTCATTCTATCAGCTGTGCAGCCTGAAACTGTTGCACAACGATTAACAAATAAAGATGATTTAAATGATGAAGGGTAG
- a CDS encoding YicC/YloC family endoribonuclease — protein MMISMTGYGRAKKEVGHLRVIAEVKSVNHRFCEIHVRIPRQLTVIEDKIKKAINKYVQRGRIELFLTVEGEGIVKRNVEVDWSLMDHYFQLLQQTKERYALTDEITLDHLFNLEGVSSVVEEEANTSELEVLVIDTVHLAMKQFRAMRETEGEQLSKEIQEQTLHIVNLVSKIKELAPSVVDKYHERISSKVNEYLSGAVDENKIMTEVAIFADKADISEELIRLRSHATQLLETLNQQNPVGRKLDFIVQEMNRETNTIGAKANDYTIASYVVEMKSYLERIKEQVQNIE, from the coding sequence ATGATGATCAGTATGACTGGATATGGTCGTGCTAAGAAAGAAGTTGGTCATTTACGTGTAATTGCTGAAGTGAAGTCAGTAAACCACCGATTTTGTGAGATACATGTAAGAATCCCTAGACAACTTACAGTCATTGAAGATAAAATTAAAAAAGCAATAAATAAATATGTTCAACGTGGAAGAATTGAATTATTTTTAACAGTTGAGGGAGAAGGAATTGTTAAACGAAATGTGGAAGTTGACTGGTCTTTGATGGACCACTATTTTCAGTTACTTCAACAAACAAAAGAAAGATATGCTCTTACCGATGAAATCACTCTAGACCATTTATTTAATTTAGAAGGTGTTTCATCAGTGGTTGAAGAAGAAGCTAACACTTCTGAACTAGAGGTTCTAGTCATTGACACTGTTCATTTAGCAATGAAGCAGTTTCGAGCTATGAGGGAAACTGAGGGTGAACAACTATCTAAAGAAATTCAAGAACAAACATTACATATTGTTAATTTAGTATCAAAAATTAAAGAGTTAGCTCCTAGTGTAGTCGATAAATATCATGAACGCATTTCTAGCAAAGTAAATGAATACTTGTCAGGCGCTGTTGATGAAAATAAAATTATGACTGAAGTGGCAATTTTCGCGGATAAAGCAGATATAAGTGAAGAGTTAATTAGATTAAGAAGTCACGCTACACAGCTTCTAGAAACATTGAATCAACAAAACCCAGTTGGACGAAAGTTGGATTTTATTGTCCAAGAAATGAACCGAGAGACAAATACAATCGGTGCTAAGGCCAATGATTACACAATTGCAAGCTATGTGGTTGAAATGAAGAGCTACTTGGAACGAATCAAGGAGCAAGTTCAGAATATTGAATAG
- a CDS encoding Rqc2 family fibronectin-binding protein yields MSFDGIFTHAVVDELKTALSSGRISKIHQPYKQELIFQIRANGKNHKLFISAHPSYARIHLTNENYENPSEPPMFCMLLRKHLEGSIIENIEQIEMDRVLIFTIKSRNEIGDISYKQLVVEIMGRHSNIILLDMERQMILDSIKHISPAVNRHRIVLPGQEYIAPPAQQKMNPLLVEEDMILKKINFNAGKIDQQIVEQFSGISPLFAREITHLAGLVNRVTLPKAFLGLIEKVNKKQYTPTLIINPKKEYFYMIDLEHIEGERKEFESISEMLDRYYYGKAERDRVKQQGNDLERFISNERNKNKKKINKLIQTLEDAGKADQYKLFGELLTANMYTITRGMKEIELINYYTEEQEVIKIPLNPMKSPSDNAQAYFQKYQKAKNSISIVEDQITKAKEEITYFDTLYQQIESASPKDIQEIREELIEEGYLKSRQTKGNKKSKPQKPILEKYTSSDGTTILVGKNNKQNDYLTNKVAARDEMWLHTKDIPGSHVVIQSKDPSEQTILEAANLAAYFSKAKTSASVPVDYTLIRHVKKPSGSKPGYVIYDNQNTVYVTPDEDLVLALRQ; encoded by the coding sequence ATGTCCTTTGATGGGATTTTTACACACGCTGTTGTTGATGAATTAAAAACAGCATTATCATCTGGAAGAATTTCAAAAATTCACCAGCCATATAAACAAGAATTAATCTTTCAAATACGTGCAAATGGGAAAAACCATAAGCTATTTATCTCTGCACATCCAAGTTACGCAAGAATTCATTTAACCAATGAAAATTATGAAAACCCTAGCGAACCACCTATGTTCTGCATGCTTTTAAGAAAACATTTAGAAGGAAGTATTATCGAGAACATTGAGCAAATTGAGATGGATCGAGTGCTTATTTTTACAATTAAAAGCCGAAATGAAATTGGAGATATTTCATATAAGCAACTCGTTGTAGAGATCATGGGGCGGCATAGCAACATTATTCTGCTAGATATGGAAAGACAAATGATATTAGATAGTATTAAACATATCTCACCTGCTGTTAACCGACACCGAATTGTGTTACCGGGTCAGGAATACATTGCACCTCCTGCTCAACAAAAGATGAATCCATTACTTGTAGAAGAAGACATGATTTTAAAGAAGATAAATTTTAATGCAGGAAAGATTGACCAACAAATCGTCGAGCAATTTTCGGGGATCTCACCCTTATTTGCCCGTGAAATTACCCACCTTGCTGGACTTGTCAACAGAGTAACGTTACCAAAGGCATTTCTCGGGTTAATAGAAAAGGTAAATAAGAAACAATATACTCCTACTTTGATTATTAATCCGAAAAAAGAGTACTTTTATATGATTGATTTGGAGCATATTGAAGGAGAAAGAAAAGAATTTGAATCAATTAGTGAAATGCTGGACCGTTATTACTACGGAAAAGCTGAGAGGGATCGAGTAAAGCAACAAGGCAATGACCTTGAACGCTTCATTTCAAATGAACGAAATAAAAATAAGAAGAAAATTAATAAACTGATTCAAACTCTTGAGGATGCAGGAAAAGCAGATCAATACAAATTATTTGGCGAACTCTTAACCGCTAATATGTATACCATTACTAGAGGGATGAAAGAAATCGAATTAATTAATTATTATACTGAGGAACAAGAGGTTATTAAAATTCCCTTAAATCCTATGAAATCACCTTCTGATAATGCTCAGGCCTACTTTCAAAAATATCAAAAAGCGAAAAACTCAATTTCAATAGTTGAAGATCAAATAACAAAAGCAAAAGAGGAAATAACATATTTTGACACTCTTTATCAGCAAATTGAATCTGCTTCTCCTAAGGATATACAGGAAATTAGAGAGGAACTAATTGAGGAAGGTTATTTAAAGAGTCGACAAACTAAAGGTAACAAAAAGTCGAAGCCTCAAAAACCGATTCTCGAGAAATATACCTCTAGTGACGGGACAACTATACTAGTTGGAAAGAATAATAAACAAAATGACTATTTAACCAATAAAGTGGCTGCTCGAGATGAAATGTGGTTGCATACAAAGGATATACCAGGATCACATGTTGTGATTCAAAGTAAAGATCCTTCTGAACAAACCATTTTAGAAGCTGCTAATCTTGCTGCTTATTTTAGTAAAGCAAAAACTTCCGCTTCCGTACCAGTGGATTATACATTGATTAGACATGTTAAAAAGCCCAGCGGTTCGAAGCCTGGATATGTAATCTATGATAATCAAAATACGGTTTATGTAACACCTGATGAGGATTTGGTGTTGGCTTTGAGGCAATAA
- a CDS encoding dihydroorotate dehydrogenase electron transfer subunit, protein MIKKELMKVISQTSIVENIFELTLQGDLVQEIKEPGQFVHLKVASSTDPLLRRPISIANIDKTQNQFTMIYRSEGLGTRVLSEKSTGETVDVLGPLGNGFPLEAVSEGETALLVGGGIGVPPLYELSKQLVAKGVKVIHVLGFQSVSAVFYQEKFSLLGDTYIATVDGSYGERGFVTDVIANYGLTFDVLYSCGPTPMLRAIESQYADKNVYISLEERMGCGVGACFACVCHTADDPTGFSYKKVCSDGPVFKVGEVVL, encoded by the coding sequence TTGATTAAAAAAGAACTGATGAAAGTAATTTCTCAAACATCAATCGTAGAAAACATCTTTGAACTAACGTTACAAGGTGACTTAGTTCAAGAAATTAAGGAACCAGGTCAGTTCGTTCATTTAAAAGTAGCGAGTAGTACAGATCCTTTACTAAGAAGACCAATTAGTATTGCTAATATAGATAAAACTCAAAACCAGTTTACAATGATTTATCGCAGTGAAGGGCTCGGTACTCGAGTCCTTTCTGAAAAATCAACCGGAGAAACAGTTGATGTATTAGGTCCGCTTGGGAACGGTTTTCCGTTAGAAGCTGTTTCAGAAGGGGAAACAGCTCTCCTTGTTGGCGGAGGAATTGGTGTCCCACCACTTTATGAATTATCAAAGCAATTAGTCGCTAAAGGTGTAAAGGTCATCCATGTGCTTGGGTTTCAGTCTGTATCAGCAGTGTTTTATCAAGAAAAGTTTTCTCTTTTAGGTGATACGTATATTGCAACAGTAGATGGAAGCTATGGTGAAAGAGGCTTTGTCACGGATGTTATTGCTAATTATGGACTAACTTTTGATGTTTTATATTCATGTGGACCAACTCCGATGTTACGGGCGATTGAGTCACAATATGCTGATAAAAATGTTTATATCTCATTAGAAGAACGGATGGGTTGTGGCGTAGGTGCATGTTTTGCGTGTGTTTGTCATACAGCGGATGATCCAACAGGATTTTCATATAAAAAGGTATGTAGTGATGGACCAGTGTTTAAAGTAGGGGAGGTAGTACTGTGA
- a CDS encoding dihydroorotate dehydrogenase, which yields MSRLQMELPGLQLKNPIMPASGCFGFGKEYAQFYDLSLLGAIMIKATTAEPRFGNPTPRVAETTSGMLNAIGLQNPGLDNVLQNELPWLNQYNVPIIANVAGSQVEDYVQVASEISKAPNVHALELNISCPNVKTGGIAFGTIPEIAADLTKKVKDVSEVPVYVKLSPNVANIVDMAKAVENAGADGLTMINTLVGMRIDLKTGKPVLANKTGGLSGPAIKPVAIRMIYEVSQAVSIPIIGMGGVQTAEDVLEYFYAGASAVAVGTANFVDPFICPTIIDDLPRLLDELGFDHISECIGRSWGKNAKTVNYSS from the coding sequence GTGAGTCGATTACAAATGGAATTACCAGGTTTACAACTCAAAAATCCCATTATGCCAGCATCTGGTTGCTTCGGATTCGGTAAAGAATATGCACAGTTTTATGACTTGAGTCTACTTGGTGCCATTATGATAAAAGCAACAACAGCGGAACCTAGATTTGGGAATCCTACACCAAGAGTTGCTGAGACTACTTCTGGAATGCTCAATGCAATCGGATTGCAAAACCCTGGACTTGATAACGTATTACAAAACGAGCTTCCTTGGTTAAATCAATATAATGTTCCAATCATTGCAAATGTGGCTGGTTCGCAAGTAGAAGACTACGTGCAGGTAGCTAGTGAGATCTCAAAAGCACCAAATGTACACGCATTAGAATTAAACATATCCTGTCCAAATGTAAAAACAGGTGGAATTGCGTTTGGTACCATTCCTGAAATTGCGGCCGATTTAACGAAGAAAGTGAAGGACGTATCAGAAGTACCTGTCTACGTTAAATTATCACCTAATGTAGCAAATATCGTGGATATGGCAAAAGCGGTAGAAAACGCTGGTGCTGATGGTTTAACGATGATCAACACGTTAGTCGGAATGAGAATTGACTTGAAAACAGGAAAACCAGTTTTAGCGAATAAAACAGGCGGTCTTTCAGGCCCTGCGATTAAACCAGTTGCAATTCGAATGATTTATGAAGTAAGTCAAGCGGTCTCTATTCCGATTATTGGTATGGGTGGAGTACAAACAGCTGAAGATGTACTTGAATATTTTTATGCTGGTGCAAGTGCAGTAGCAGTTGGTACAGCCAACTTTGTAGATCCTTTCATCTGTCCGACCATCATTGATGATTTACCTCGTTTATTGGATGAACTAGGGTTTGACCATATTTCAGAGTGTATTGGAAGGAGCTGGGGAAAGAATGCAAAGACCGTTAATTATAGCTCTTGA
- the pyrE gene encoding orotate phosphoribosyltransferase gives MNKLIASHLLEIGAVFLKPNDPFTWSSGIKSPIYCDNRLTLSFPSVRKDIASGLSNLIKENFPETEVVAGTATAGIPHAAWVSDVLDLPMCYVRSKAKEHGKGNQIEGKVVEGQKVVVVEDLISTGGSVITAVKALREAGCEVLGVVAIFSYELEAGYKKMAEETINAVSLSDYTSLVEVALEKGVISADDIEKLERFRANPTEWLDVKVNN, from the coding sequence ATGAATAAATTAATCGCAAGCCATTTACTAGAAATTGGAGCAGTGTTCTTAAAACCAAATGATCCTTTTACATGGTCGTCTGGAATTAAATCTCCTATTTACTGTGATAATCGACTAACACTTTCTTTCCCTTCCGTAAGAAAAGACATTGCTAGTGGTTTATCTAATTTAATTAAAGAAAACTTTCCAGAAACGGAAGTAGTAGCAGGTACTGCAACAGCTGGGATTCCTCATGCAGCATGGGTTAGTGACGTTTTAGACTTACCTATGTGCTATGTTCGTAGTAAAGCCAAAGAGCATGGAAAAGGGAATCAAATTGAGGGGAAAGTTGTAGAAGGTCAAAAGGTTGTTGTCGTAGAGGATTTAATCTCAACCGGCGGTAGTGTTATCACGGCTGTTAAGGCGTTGAGAGAAGCTGGTTGTGAAGTTCTTGGAGTGGTTGCGATTTTTTCATACGAGCTTGAAGCTGGTTATAAAAAGATGGCTGAAGAGACAATCAATGCCGTCTCTTTAAGTGACTATACTTCTTTAGTAGAAGTTGCTTTAGAGAAGGGTGTTATTTCGGCGGATGATATAGAAAAGCTTGAACGATTTAGAGCGAATCCGACTGAATGGCTGGATGTGAAAGTTAATAATTAA
- the pyrF gene encoding orotidine-5'-phosphate decarboxylase: MQRPLIIALDFPSLQEVNNFLVNFKDESLYVKVGMELFYQEGPAIIHALKEQGHSIFLDLKLHDIPNTVKSAMKGLAKLGVDLTNLHCAGGSLMMEAALEGLDQGTAVGTKRPSLIGVTQLTSTSEKMMNEQLLIERPLNDVVVHYGRLAKRSGLEGVVCSSLEVPILRESLGEDFMTITPGIRLASDEKGDQTRIVTPEYARELGSTGIVVGRSITKAKDPLIAYHDIKKSWEGVIV; the protein is encoded by the coding sequence ATGCAAAGACCGTTAATTATAGCTCTTGATTTTCCTAGTTTACAAGAAGTAAATAACTTTCTAGTAAATTTTAAGGATGAATCTCTTTATGTAAAGGTGGGGATGGAGCTTTTTTACCAAGAAGGACCAGCAATCATTCATGCATTAAAGGAGCAAGGGCATTCGATTTTCCTTGATTTAAAGCTTCATGATATCCCGAATACGGTAAAATCAGCGATGAAGGGTCTTGCTAAATTAGGTGTTGATTTAACGAATTTACATTGTGCTGGTGGATCTCTTATGATGGAGGCTGCCTTGGAAGGTTTGGATCAGGGTACAGCTGTTGGGACGAAACGACCAAGTCTAATTGGCGTAACACAGTTAACTAGTACGTCTGAGAAGATGATGAATGAACAGCTTTTGATTGAGCGGCCGTTAAATGATGTTGTGGTTCACTACGGTCGCTTGGCGAAACGAAGTGGATTAGAAGGAGTTGTTTGTTCATCACTTGAAGTGCCTATCCTTAGAGAATCTTTAGGTGAAGATTTTATGACAATTACTCCAGGAATTCGTCTTGCTAGTGATGAAAAGGGAGATCAAACTCGAATCGTAACACCAGAGTATGCTAGAGAATTAGGTTCTACAGGAATAGTTGTAGGAAGAAGCATTACGAAAGCTAAGGATCCATTAATTGCTTATCATGATATTAAAAAGAGTTGGGAAGGGGTAATTGTATGA
- the gmk gene encoding guanylate kinase — translation MIERGLLIVLSGPSGVGKGTVRKELFSRPDTKLQYSISMTTRKPREGEVDGVDYFFKSREEFENLMEAGKLLEWAEYVGNYYGTPVDYVEETLQKGRDVFLEIEVQGALQVRKAFPEGLFIFLMPPSLSELKNRIVTRGTESEDLINNRMKVAREEIEMMDAYDYVVENDQVELACERVMSIVTAEHCKRERVARRYKRIMEAEL, via the coding sequence ATGATAGAAAGAGGATTATTAATTGTTCTTTCTGGACCGTCCGGTGTTGGGAAAGGGACTGTGCGAAAAGAACTATTTTCAAGACCTGATACAAAGCTGCAATATTCTATTTCAATGACAACAAGAAAGCCTCGTGAAGGAGAAGTAGACGGTGTTGACTATTTCTTTAAATCTAGAGAGGAATTTGAGAACTTAATGGAAGCAGGAAAGCTGCTAGAATGGGCAGAGTATGTTGGGAATTATTATGGTACTCCTGTTGATTATGTAGAAGAAACGCTTCAAAAAGGTAGAGATGTATTTCTTGAGATTGAAGTGCAAGGCGCTCTTCAGGTACGTAAGGCATTTCCTGAAGGATTATTTATTTTCTTAATGCCACCTAGTTTAAGTGAATTAAAAAATAGGATTGTAACTAGAGGTACTGAATCTGAAGATTTAATAAATAACAGAATGAAAGTGGCTAGAGAAGAAATAGAAATGATGGATGCATATGATTATGTAGTTGAAAATGATCAAGTGGAACTTGCTTGTGAACGTGTCATGTCTATTGTTACAGCTGAGCATTGCAAACGTGAAAGAGTTGCACGACGATATAAAAGAATAATGGAGGCGGAGTTATAA